The genomic segment TCCTCCCGGTTGAGCCGCCGGAGGGTCACGGACCGGCTCCGCTGCGCCAGCTCGGCCCGAACGGTCTGCGCGGTCACCCAGTCCACGACCGCCGACACCTCGGCCGCGGTCGGCTGCTTCGACTTCTTCGGGGGCATCTCGTGGCTGCTGAGAACGTTGACGATCTCCTTCCACTTCCCCTTTGCGGTCGTGTCCGTGAAGTCGTTCGGCAGCACGGCCGGCTCGACGCGGAAGTCGCCCTTCGACTTCTCGCCGGTGTGGCACGAGTTGCAGTAGGATTTGAAAAACGGGTCGATCGTTTTAGTGTACCCCGCTGCGTCGGGCGCGACTGCGGGCGGGTCGGCGGCGGTGAGAGCGCCAGCAGCGAACACGATGCCGAGAGCGGTAAGAGCGGTACGCAAAATGGCCCCCTCCCCTGATCCGAGGTTCATCTCATCATATGTACTGGTCGACCGCGAAGAGAGTGCGGGCGCCCATTTCAGTCTAGCGAAGGGGCGACGAACCGAGACCCGAATCAAAATGGGCGAGAGGGGCCACGCCGTTCCTGTGGAGATTGTTCACCCGGAAGTGGGCTTCATACCGCAATGTTAGCTCCTTTACCGACGCGGTGTGTGAATTTTTGCACCACCCTCCTCGTACTACAAGATACTCCTTTCGCGGGTGCGCGTGTGGTGAGCGGCGGTACGCACAATCGAGCTTAACCCACGACCGCAAAAGGGCAGCAACGCCCGACGAATCTCCGGCAGGGTCCGCACCGGCTCGGTACCCCCTTTTTTTGCCCCGTCGAACGGGCGGCCTTCTGATGTTTCCGTTGGGCCGTCATCCGGCCGCGCTCCAACACCAAGAACCCATAGGCCAACATCGTCATCGCCGCGTGACGATGAAAGCCGCGTTAGCTCCGGCCCTCGAAGTGGTCCAGTCCGAGCTCCTCCCTCAGTTGCTGATATCCTTGCTCCACTGGCCAGCGGATCTTCCACAGCCGCACCGCCGTGATCCGGCTCGTGCCCGCCGGCAGGTTCGAGAACGCGAACTTCAACGGCCCCTCGTCACCCCGCTTCTCGAACAGCACCCACAGCTGCGGGGCCTCGGCGCAATCGCCCCTCGCCCCCTGAGCCGGCCACACCCTCACCCACGCGAACTGCCCCGACAACGCCTCCTTGGTCCCCTCGCGCCAGGTTACCCTCCCCCGTGGCTACTCTGGGCCATCGCGCTCCGCGCCACCGGTTGTGGGCTCGTGGCCGCCAGTCGGGGGCGCGTTCGGGGCCGCCCCCCCGCCCCGGCGCGGCCGGCCGGTCCCACCGCGGGTGTGCACGGCACACCCGGAAATCCCCGGTGACGCCCACCATGTAGGTCAAGCCGCGGTGCTCCAGTCCCTCCCGGAACGCGCTCGAGACCCCGTACCCGGCGGCGGCCACCACCCGGTGCCCGGGTAACCCCTCGGCCCGGACCCGGTCGAGCCACTCCAGGCGATCTCGGGCTTGGTCCGCGACCGCCGTTGGTCCTTACGAACCCGGGCCTTGTCCAGCCGCTTCGGGCCGGTCAGCCTGGAGTCGGGAAGGGACAGTTGCAGATCGAGGGGAGAGTGGCCGCATGGGCTGACGTGGTGCACGGGGACGGCGACCGGACAGTTAGCATTCTTGCCCAACGCCCCGCAGTACTGCCGCTGGACCCCGACGGAGTGGGACCCCTGCTTGGGGAACGGGACGTCGTCGAACAGGAAGATGTCCTCGGGGCTGGCGAAGGTTGGGGCCAGGTGCGCTCAGTAACGCGTGAGGACTTGGAGCGCCTGTTCGGGGTCCGTTCAGAATGACGCGGAGTGGAGTATCCCCGATCCCGAGCCGCGACACGGCCCCGCGCAAATGAGAAAATCGGCGCTACACACCTACTCCGTTCGCATCCACTCCTAGTAGGGGGCTCTAAAACCGTGAACGGACCCACCGACACCGGCGACCGGCCGCTGGCGCGATACCGCGACTACCTTCGCGTCCTCGCGCGCCTTCATCTGAGTACCCGCTTGCGGGTCAAGGTCGATGCCTCCGACGTCGTTCAGCACGCGATCCTGCACGCCCACGCGAACCGCGGACAGTTTCGCGGCGGAACCGAGGCCGAGTGGCTCGCGTGGCTCCGCGCGATTCTGGCGAACACGCTCGCGGGCGTGGTCCGGGAATTCGAAACCGCGGCCCGCGACCTGAACCGGGAGCGGTCTCTGGAGGCCGAACTGGAGCTGTCTTCGACCCGACTGGAGCGCGTCCTCGCAACCGATCAGTCCTCCCCGAGTGAGGGGGCGATTCGGGGCGAAGAGCTGCTCCGACTGGCCACCGCTCTGGGCCGGCTGCCGGACGACCAGCGCCGGGTCGTGGAACTGCACCATCTCAAGGGGCTCACGGTTGCCGAAGTGGCGGCAGAAATCGGTCGCACGCGTCCCGCGGTGGTGGGGTTGCTGTTCCGCGGTCTGAAGAGGCTCCGCGAACTTCTGGCCGAAACCGCGGAGAGCGCCGCATGACCCCCGTTCCGAGCGACCGCGACGACCGGCTCAACGAAGTGCTGCTCGCCTACCTGGAAGCGTGCGAGAGCGGGCGCGAACCGGACCGCGCCGGACTCCTCACCGCGCACCCGGACCTTCGGGACGACCTCGCGGCGTTCTTTGCCGGACGCGACGAAATTGAGCGCCTCGCCGGTCCCGTGCGGGACCACAGCCGGCACACGGGCGAGGGGATGTCACAGAACTGGGCGGCCCCGGACGGCGAACTCGGCCGACTCGGCGACTTCCGACTCGTCCGCGAGGTCGGGCGCGGCGGGATGGGCGTGGTGTACGAAGCCGAGCAGCTCTCGCTGCGCCGCCGGGTGGCCCTCAAGGTGCTACCGTTCGCCTCGGCCATCGACCCGCGCCGGCTCCAGCGGTTCAAGAACGAGGCGACCGCCGCGGCCCATCTCCGGCACGAACACATCGTGCCCGTGTACGCCGTCGGGTGCGAGCGTGGGGTCCATTACTACGCGATGCAGTTCGTTGACGGGCAGAGCCTCGCCGCGCTCGTCGCGGAACTCCGCCGGCCGCCGGCTGGACCATCGGCACAAAGCACCGTCCCGGTCGCGCGGCTCTCGACGGAACGCACGGGTGGCGGACCGGCGCATTTCGTCTGGGTAGCCGGGCTGGGACAGCAAGCGGCGCGGGCGCTCGAACACGCCCATCAGGCCGGAATCGTTCACCGCGACATCAAGCCCGGCAACCTGCTCCTCGACCCGGGCGAGCGGCTCTGGGTCGCGGACTTCGGGCTCGCCCAGGTGGCGGGGGACTCCGGTCTGACCGTGACGGGAGAGCTTCTGGGTACGCTCCGGTACGCCAGCCCGGAACAGGCGCTCGGCCGGCGCGGGGTGGTGGACCACCGGAGCGACGTGTATTCGCTCGGAGCGACGCTGTACGAACTCCTCACCCTCCGCCCCCCGTTCGACGGCCGCGACCGGAACGAGTTACTTCGGCAGATCGCCGACCACGACCCGCCCGCGCCGCGGGCGATCAACCCCGCCGTCCCCGCGGCGCTGGAAACGATCGTCCTGAAGGCGCTCCGCAAGGACCCGGCCGACCGCTACCCAACGGCCCTGGAGTTCGCCGACGACCTCCAGCGGTTCGTTGAGCACAAACCGATCCGGGCGCGCTGCCCGGGCTTCTCGGAGCGCTTCCGGAGCTGGGCGCGCCGGCACCCGGCCGCGATTCTGGTGTGCGCCGCGGTCCTTCTTCTTGTTACGGCCGGTTCGGTGTTCAGTGCCGCACTGGTCGGTGCGGAGCAGGAGCGCACGCGGGTCGAACAGCACCGGGCCGAAGAGGCGTACCAGCGCGAGCGCCTGCGGGCCGAGGAGGCCGAGGCCCGGTTCGTGCTGGCCCGCCGGGCGGTCGACGAGCTGTTCCGCGTCAGCGAAGAAGAACTGGCCGACCGGCCCGGAATGGAGATGCTCCGCACGCGGGTGCTGCGGTCGGCGCTCGCCTACTATCAGGAGTTCCTCGTCGAGCGCCGAGACGACCCCGGCGCGCGGGCCGAACTGCTCGAAACGACACAACACGTCGAGAAGATCCTGGCCGACCTCGCGGTGCTGCGGGCCGCGACCCACTTCTACCTTCTGTGCCAGCCGGTCGTTCTCGACGACCTGCAACTGACCGCGCGGCAGCGCCCGCTTATGAGCGACCTGACCACGCGGGTGGGCAAGGAGTGGGTGGAATCGTTTCGCGACATCGGCCTCGTGTCGCCCGCCGAGCGCGGGCGGCGCGCGGTCGCACAGGCGCGGATCAACGAGGCGGAACTCCACGCGCTTCTCACCCCCGAACAACAGGTCCGGCTCCGACAGATCGGGTTGCAGTCCGAAGGCCCCGGCGCGTTCCGCGACCCCGCGGTAGCGGCGAAACTCGCGCTCACCCCCGTGCAGCGCGAGCGGATTCGCGTCATCGAGGACGACGCGGCCTACGGCTGGATGCGCGGAACCCCAACTGAAGCGAACGGGCGGTCCGCTACTGACCCGCAGGTTTACAACCCTGTACAATTCACCCAATCATCATAACCTGTTACTCCATGAGACCTAAAGGTACTGCGGCTGAGTTGGAAGCCCGTCGTCGCTTGGCCGTGCAGCGGGTGGCGGACGGGTGGTCCCGTGCCGAGGTGGCCGCGTTCCTCGGCGTCCACCGGGAAACGGTGGCCGAGTGGGTGCGGGCCCACAAGGCCGATGGGGACCCGGCTCTGGCGGCCAAACCACACCCGGGCCGCCCCCCGTTCCTGACCCCCGAGCAGGAAAAGCAGGTGCTCGGGTGGCTGGCCGAGGCGCCTACGAAGCACGGGTTCCGGACCGACCTGTGGACGGCCAAGCGGGTGGCCCAACTGATCCTCCAGAAGTTGGAGGTGAAATTCCACCCGCACTACCTGCGGGAATGGTTGACGAAGCGCAACTACACGCCCCAGAAGCCGGCCCGGCGGGCCAAGCAGCGGAACCCCGAAGCCATCGCGGGGTGGCTCCAGAAGGACTGGCCGCGGATCAAAAAAAAGTCCGGCGCCAGAACGCCCACCTCGTCTTGATCGACGAAACCGGTGTGTTCCTCAACCCGCTGGTCCGCCGGTCCTGGGCGGTGCGGGGCCAGACCCCGGTGATCGGCGGGGACGGGGGGCACCGGAAGAAGGTGTCGGTCATCGGGGCGCTGAGCATGTCCCCGAAGGCCCGGCGCCTGGGGCTGTACTTCGCCACCCGCCCGGACGGGTTCTTTACGGCTGACGCCGTGGTTCCGTTCCTCCGCGACCTGTTGACGCACCTGCGGGGGAAGGTGGTGGTCCTGTGGGACGGTGGATCCAACCACCAAGGGCCGCTGATCCGGGCGTTCCTGCAACGGAACCGGCGCCTCGCCCTGGAGCGGTTGCCCGCGTACGCCC from the Frigoriglobus tundricola genome contains:
- a CDS encoding sigma-70 family RNA polymerase sigma factor — encoded protein: MNGPTDTGDRPLARYRDYLRVLARLHLSTRLRVKVDASDVVQHAILHAHANRGQFRGGTEAEWLAWLRAILANTLAGVVREFETAARDLNRERSLEAELELSSTRLERVLATDQSSPSEGAIRGEELLRLATALGRLPDDQRRVVELHHLKGLTVAEVAAEIGRTRPAVVGLLFRGLKRLRELLAETAESAA
- a CDS encoding winged helix-turn-helix domain-containing protein encodes the protein MRPKGTAAELEARRRLAVQRVADGWSRAEVAAFLGVHRETVAEWVRAHKADGDPALAAKPHPGRPPFLTPEQEKQVLGWLAEAPTKHGFRTDLWTAKRVAQLILQKLEVKFHPHYLREWLTKRNYTPQKPARRAKQRNPEAIAGWLQKDWPRIKKKSGARTPTSS
- a CDS encoding serine/threonine-protein kinase → MTPVPSDRDDRLNEVLLAYLEACESGREPDRAGLLTAHPDLRDDLAAFFAGRDEIERLAGPVRDHSRHTGEGMSQNWAAPDGELGRLGDFRLVREVGRGGMGVVYEAEQLSLRRRVALKVLPFASAIDPRRLQRFKNEATAAAHLRHEHIVPVYAVGCERGVHYYAMQFVDGQSLAALVAELRRPPAGPSAQSTVPVARLSTERTGGGPAHFVWVAGLGQQAARALEHAHQAGIVHRDIKPGNLLLDPGERLWVADFGLAQVAGDSGLTVTGELLGTLRYASPEQALGRRGVVDHRSDVYSLGATLYELLTLRPPFDGRDRNELLRQIADHDPPAPRAINPAVPAALETIVLKALRKDPADRYPTALEFADDLQRFVEHKPIRARCPGFSERFRSWARRHPAAILVCAAVLLLVTAGSVFSAALVGAEQERTRVEQHRAEEAYQRERLRAEEAEARFVLARRAVDELFRVSEEELADRPGMEMLRTRVLRSALAYYQEFLVERRDDPGARAELLETTQHVEKILADLAVLRAATHFYLLCQPVVLDDLQLTARQRPLMSDLTTRVGKEWVESFRDIGLVSPAERGRRAVAQARINEAELHALLTPEQQVRLRQIGLQSEGPGAFRDPAVAAKLALTPVQRERIRVIEDDAAYGWMRGTPTEANGRSATDPQVYNPVQFTQSS
- a CDS encoding transposase, coding for MIDETGVFLNPLVRRSWAVRGQTPVIGGDGGHRKKVSVIGALSMSPKARRLGLYFATRPDGFFTADAVVPFLRDLLTHLRGKVVVLWDGGSNHQGPLIRAFLQRNRRLALERLPAYAPDLNPVEVVWSWLKYGQLANYVPDGIKELDNEILDRLIELRCDPNLLRNLWDGSDLPFPHLRTG